aaagaagtttgtttgaaatctttgcaaatttattaaaaataaaaaccgaaaaaataaatcatatgtacataagtattcacagcctttgctcaatactttgttgaagcacctttggcaccaattacagcctcaagtctttttgagtgtgatgctacaagcttggcacacctatttttgggcagtttctcccattcttctttgcaggacctctcaagctctatcaggttggatggggagcatcggtgcacagccattttcagatctctccagagatgttcaatcgggttcaagtctgggctctggcagggccactcaaggacattcacagagttgtcccggagccactcctttgttatcttggctgtgtgcttagggtcgttgtgctgttggaagatgaaccttcaccccagtctgaggtccagagcactctggagcaggttttcatcaaggatgtctctgtacatctttccctcgatcctgactaatctcccagttcctgccgctgaaaaacatccccaccatgcttcactgtagggatggtattggccaggtgatgagcggtgcctggtttcctccagacatgacgcttgccattcaggccaaagagttcaatctttgtttcttatggtctgagagtccttcaggtgccttttggcaaactccaggcgggctgtcatgtgccttttactgaggagtggcttccgtctggccactctaccatacaggcctgattggtggagtgctgcagagatggttgttcttctggaaggttctcctctctccacagagaaatgctggagctctgtcagagtgaccatcgggttcttggtcccctccctgactaaggctcttctcccccgatcgctcagtttggccaggcggccagctctaggaagagtcctggtggttccaaacttcttccatttacggatgatggaggccactgtgctcattgggaccttcaatgctgcagaaatttttctgtacccttccttagatctgtgcctcgatacaatcctgtctcggaggtctacagacaattccttggacttcatgacttggtttgtgctctgacatgcactgttaactgtgggaccttatatagacaggtgtgtgcctttccagatcatgtccaatcaactgaatttaccacaggtggactccaatcaagttgtagaaacatctcaaggatgatcagtggaaacaggatgcacctgagctcaattttgagtgtcatggcaagggctgtgaatacttatgtacatgtgatttttttcgtttttaatacatttgcaaagatttcaaacaaacttctttcacgttgtcactatggggtattgtttgtagaattttgaggaaaataatgaatttattccattttggaataaggctgtacataacaaaatgtggaaaaagtgaagcgctgtgaatactttccgaatgcactgtatAAACAGAAATGGGCATTTCATACAAGTTTATAGGCCTGCgtatgtcatgcatttttttctgGTCACTACTAAAATTTCTTTTGATGGTTTTGTGCAAAACAGGCCTATACAAAAATTTAAACCAGAGTGAGTTTGCTTACTGTGAGACCCAAGCCACCAGTTTCTCTGTCTGAAAGATCATTTGATTGGTGTTACTGTCTTGAACAACGGCTCCATTCACCAGGCAACGGATCCCCAGGTTATGAACGTCTGCTTGAACAAATATCACACTAGTCATTGTTGATTACTTATTCAACatgaaaatcattaaaaaaaatagtttacccaaaaatgaacattctctcatcatttactcaccctcatgcctgtttatgacttactttcttctgtagaacacaaagattttttgaagaatatctcagctctttaggtcctataatgtaagtgaatgcggaccaaaatgttgaagctccaaaaagcacgtaaatGCAGcattaagtaatccatatgactccagtggtttaatccatgtcttcagaagcaatctactcagttttgggtgagaacagaccaaattataaCTCCTTTATCACTTTAaaaatcagcagtctccttggcgatcatgacttcaagctcgacaagacttcctagtgccatctggcgctctgcgcatgcgtcaagcactagaaagtgtaatcgagctcgaAATCCTGATTGTGCCTggagactgcaatgtcaagatgGACAGtgaaaaggggggcctgggtagctcagcgagtattgacgctgattaccacccctggagtcacgggtttgaatccagggtgtgctaactGACTCCAGCcacgtctcctaagcaaccaaactggcccggttgctagggagggtagagtcacatggggtaacctccttgtggtcgcgattagtggagctcgctttcaatggggtgcgtggtgagttgtgcgtgaatcgcgaagaatagcatgagcctccacatgctgggagtctccgcggtgtcatacaaaatgagccatgtgataagatgcgcggtttgattgtctcagaagtggaggcaactgagacttggcctccaccacccggattgaggtgagtaactgcaccaccacgaggacctactaagcagggggaattgggcattccaaattggggagaaaaggggataaaaaatacaataaaataaaaagatggacagtgaaaaaggagatatattttggtctgttgtcacccaaaaccaactggatcgcttcaaaaacatggattaaaccactggagtcataagaattccttttatgctgcctttgtgtgcattttggagcttcaaattctggtcaccattcacttgcattgtattgtattgacctacagagcgatattcttctaaaaatctttgtgttcagcagaagaaaaaagtcagagaattttcattttcgggtgaactatctgtATACTTTCCTCTAACTTTAAATgtgtcctgcaaaaaaaaaacccacctcCATtgacaattatgactttttatatgGTTAACTTTTAAATACCATTCAGTGCTGCAGTGGTAACAAGCGCTGGCCCGAGTGGACAGAACGTATCAAACGTTTTTCCCAGCAGCCACTGCTTTCCATTGCGCTTCATCTGCCAATCACGGGCGCTGACATCATTAGCTACAGTGAATCCTGCAACATAAGACAAGGCCTCCTCTTCCtgagaacaaaaaaataaaagttatttgacaTTCGTCAGGACATTAATTTGTGGAGAACTTTCCAACTGCCAAGAGGCTGATAAAGACATCTCTTCATTTACTTTACGACCTGTTATATTGCATTTTGACTGCTCACATTTATCAACTGTCAAAAAAGCCATAAAGTGTTTGTCTCATGCCTTAGGCTCTCAGACAAAATGTATCacatcatgtttattttttttatttgttgcattgTCTGGAGTATACAAAATAACCTCACCAATCACATACTTGTTGTGGTAAATGTGACCATAGCACAGACAATTTCCTATCTTAACATAGATATGTCAACAGATGGAAATGATTTATATTCCTCTACCTTAATATGCTTCCCTTTTCGGCCAATCACAAAAGCCAGCTCCACCTCCCAGTCCACTTCCTGTAAATTCACAAACTCGTTTGAGCTGTCGCTACATCCACCTGTAGCTATAAATCACATGCTTCACacattaattaaataacaatGCTACCTGTCTACATTTAGCAGAatttcaaatattacattttaataaatcaaCTGTATTTTTAACCTCCTTTAGAATTTGGTCATTGTTGACCTAAatacattttcctcatttaataaaaatggtttcctttatctgagcagtacaagacttggtgacttttcctccatgaCTGTCTGTGTTACTGCcatctgaacatttaaaaaaaaaaaaaaaaaatcaaggcttgattcgataagtctaagtggtcgtaaaaaaaacaaaaagtgacaCCTTTGGGATTCGTGGTCAAAACTgacgaccattgaaaatgaatgggaaagaccaaaaaaaaaaaaagagacatttttttcttatctgtcaaatacaatcaataaatcagtcatgatgcagaaaaaacagacagaaattgcaGGGtaagactctaaaacatcctcagtgcaaaacatacaaacccacacacacaaatgaactggtgagactataacagagagcttttttttcttttctttttttttttttttacatttgtcatcaaaaaaataataataaatcagtcacaatgctaaacacacacttagaaatgaaggggtgagtcGATAAACactgcagatctcctgggattttcacacacaacagtctctagaatttactccgaatggtgccaaaaacaaaaaacatccagtgaacggcagttctgtggatggaaatgatgtcaacagagaatggccagactggttcaaactgacaaagtctacggtaactcagataacctctctgtataACTgtggaatgctattctgagatgaggtttggtgctgttttagcggcacgagggggaccttcacaatattaggcaggtggttttaatgttgtggctgattggtgtttatccaaatgcatatcttgtgattaaatataaaattaggttacaagacatcagactacacagtaggtggctacagccatctactggctgttactggcaagacatggttttcaagtcatgttatttatattttgttctccagatagcagcaatctgcctccaatttatgtcatgttctcatatttaattcatatttcaacttatagaagtgtaggttttgaaattgtttctttcttatttgtatatgcaaattaatggtaaaatgttgaaactgttgaaatgtatataatatcaaaattgcataaaaaatgcaTAGTTTTATTGTTCTTATTTCACGAAAGAAGTAATgatatcattatcatcattaaaaaagggttacacatctgactcttccagtcaaaaatgactgtgaataccaaagggaggtgccattttcAAAACCTTAGGAGGGTTAAGAGACATATTGGCACAAAACAGTCAGCTGACTTTTTTGGAACCCTAACAAAAATAGGCATATGACAGATTAAAGCTAACTGAGTTTTATGGGGAAGTCTGTCAGTTAAGAAGCAATTAACTGTTATTCTATAGTAACTAGTGTAATtaagcctgtttacatgcacaccaataataTCATGATAAATCCCAAAAaccagcttatttaaaaaaatcagataaAGAAACCcatatttacatgagatttgaaataattaaaGTTGAAATAATTAAAGTTATTCTCTGATTTTGACGTGAATCTGTGaacaggcatgtgcacaacacatACATTCACTGGTTTAGCCGGTAAGaaaggcaaaaatctacctgtgtcgattGGTTTATTCTTACGCCATCTATGACTTTACACCAATAAAGGAAAGCCTTTCAATGCGTTCACATTGTTGGCTTATAAAGCATAATTGGTGCAAGAACGTGCATATAAACACGGTCATGGTTCGCTTAAAATGAGATCACCTGCTTGTTTTAAACCATAAAAAAACCGAGCTCACCTTACTCTCTTCTGGTAGAATGATATCATTACACGGGCCAGTAATGGTGGAGGGGAACTTGCTGAAAATGATGGGCTCCTTAGGAATTGGGGCGTTCTGCTCTAGGCAGTGATCTCTATAATTCATACCAACACATATCACTTTCTCCGGGCCAGTGACTGGAGATAGCAGCCTGATATCTGACCGCGGCACCACACACTGACCACTGGACAGAGCCctaagagagagacagaaatacgataagtaaatgtcttttatgtctgtacaaaactttaaagctccaaaaagcatataaaggcagcataaacgtaatccataagactccagtggtttaatccatgtcttctgaagcaatccaatcgatttagattgcttcagaagacatggattaaaccactggattcttttgaattactttttgctgcctttatatgctttttggagcttcaaatttttggtcaccattcacttgcattaaatggacctacagacctgagaagcaagaaggtcatacacatctgggatggcattagggtgagtaaatgatgagagaatttaaatttttgggttaattatccacacacaaagctatcgtatatcatcagaagacttgggataCGGTGGACAAACTGTATGAACTAATTGTATGAAACTTACTgtatatggtgcttttttgtcattatgTGGAAAAGAGTGATCAGAATATTCTTTGAaaatcatacagttttggaacgacatgagcataagtaaataatgacagatttttcatttctgggtcaattattcctttaatactgaCACAAAGGCAAGCTCCAGTGTTGAAACTCGAGGTGATAACTGTCCCCTTTCAAACTGACTGAAATGAAGCAATATATTCACTAGTGCTAACTATTATTTGGCATGTGATTGTAAAGTATGTGTTTTATCACATATTTGTCCAGTTTTGGTGGTTTCTTGCAGTGTGCGTTCTTGTACCTTTGAGCACAATCCATTCCCTTCTGTCCCATCTCTAGAAACTCTCTCATAGTGGAAGGCATCGAGGGGTCAAAAGCTTTCAGATCAACGACCCTTTTACCTTCTGCCTGCTCCACCCCGACTCTGACCCTCCCCTCATCTCCTCCATGGCAGAACTGGACCAGTCTCATAGCGGCTGAGCTCGCGGTGCCTCTGAATGTGCCTGCAGAGAATATGGCATTGAGTCGCCTCAAACTGAGCAGCAATCTCATCTATTCAAACATggaggaaaggagagagaggaaaagaggacAGAAAAGTGGAAAACATAAGCAGTGACATATGTGCAGGGTTACAGCACCCTTCTGGAAAAACAGCCTAAACCGGCCCCTAAGGTCCCAAGCTTGAAGACCAGCCAATGCTttttaggctggtctgttttaatggttttagagggggtttggcactttttagctggtcctGCTAGGAGAACAGCGTGGCCAGCTAAACAGCAGCtggaccagctaagaccagcaaaccaccttggGCTGGTTtgaacagttttttgttttgttgttacttttttttttttttttcggcaggacagaggaaaagaaaataaataagtgtAGGAAGCAAACACAATTTTATCCAATTAAGATGTATTATTTACAGCTCAATTATTAGGCTAAATAAGAACCACAGTCCCAAGCTTCAGCAGGTTTTATGGTTAGGTAATAAACAGTCAGCATTAGCACAGTAATGGATTACATAGTTCAAGCTATTAATCACTAGAAATAAAGATATCAGATCATTGCTTGTTTGAAAGATTTAGATAAGAGGTCACTTATTTACCC
This is a stretch of genomic DNA from Myxocyprinus asiaticus isolate MX2 ecotype Aquarium Trade chromosome 24, UBuf_Myxa_2, whole genome shotgun sequence. It encodes these proteins:
- the LOC127415102 gene encoding fumarylacetoacetate hydrolase domain-containing protein 2-like isoform X1 encodes the protein MRLLLSLRRLNAIFSAGTFRGTASSAAMRLVQFCHGGDEGRVRVGVEQAEGKRVVDLKAFDPSMPSTMREFLEMGQKGMDCAQRALSSGQCVVPRSDIRLLSPVTGPEKVICVGMNYRDHCLEQNAPIPKEPIIFSKFPSTITGPCNDIILPEESKEVDWEVELAFVIGRKGKHIKEEEALSYVAGFTVANDVSARDWQMKRNGKQWLLGKTFDTFCPLGPALVTTAALNDVHNLGIRCLVNGAVVQDSNTNQMIFQTEKLVAWVSQFVTLCPGDVFLTGTPPGVGVFRNPPVFLKRGDVVECQIDQIGSIRNTVV
- the LOC127415102 gene encoding fumarylacetoacetate hydrolase domain-containing protein 2-like isoform X2 encodes the protein MRLVQFCHGGDEGRVRVGVEQAEGKRVVDLKAFDPSMPSTMREFLEMGQKGMDCAQRALSSGQCVVPRSDIRLLSPVTGPEKVICVGMNYRDHCLEQNAPIPKEPIIFSKFPSTITGPCNDIILPEESKEVDWEVELAFVIGRKGKHIKEEEALSYVAGFTVANDVSARDWQMKRNGKQWLLGKTFDTFCPLGPALVTTAALNDVHNLGIRCLVNGAVVQDSNTNQMIFQTEKLVAWVSQFVTLCPGDVFLTGTPPGVGVFRNPPVFLKRGDVVECQIDQIGSIRNTVV